In the genome of Nicoliella spurrieriana, the window CCCCTCCAGATACGAATACGCCCGGATAATGATTAGTAACCATTGGAATCAATTCGTTAACTGTATCCGCGCTTAATTTTTGAATCGTTCCCATCAATGGAGCCATCTGTTTACGCTCGATGGCAAGTGCTATTAACTCATCTATCCGCTCCATTGAATCCCTAGTAATAATCGTCCCACTCTGATGATAAGTGGAAACGTCCATCCTAGTCTCAAGGGCGATTTGTTTAACGACGTCAGCACCCATTCTTGCCAATCGGTACCAACGCTGGTTACGGCGTTTGGATAGCCATGGGGAAATAATGCCAGCAGCTGCCTTAGTGGCCTGTCCAGTCCCATCATCAAATAACGTAACGTCAAAATCCCGCCATTTTTCACAAGTAGCTAGATAATATGCAACGGTACTTCCGATAATTCCACCGCCAATAATGGCAATCTTTTGATTAGTCATTTTGATGCTTCTTTCTAAAGTCTGGGCGCCCCCAATATTGGAAGTAGTCGGTCCGAATGGATCCATTATAGAGCTTTCGTTTCTTGGTCGCCTTTTCACCATAGTGTTGTTCAAATTCCAAATCACTAGTTAAAAAGTACTTCGACCAGGTTGTAAGGGGTTTAAAGACCCGTCCCATTTGGTGGTATAAACGAATAATGCTTTCCTTATCACTCATTCGTTCACCATACGGTGGATTAGCGATAATGACCCCATTAATTAAATCAGTCTTAAAATCTTGGACCGCTAATTGTTTCGTTTGAATATCATATTGTAAGCCCGCTTCTTGTGCATTGCGGTTGGTTGCTTCAACCATCTTCCCATCAATATCAGAAGCAAAAATCTGAAGTTCAGTATCGTAATCTGCTTGTTCGTCAGCTTCATTACGGACTTGCTCTGCAAGCTCTTCGGATACCCAATCCCAACCTTCACATTGAAAATCACGATTGAACCCAGGAGCAATGTTTCTAGCAATCATCGCTGCTTCAATCGCTAGGGTTCCCGAACCACACATTGGATCCCAAAATGGCATGTCTGGTTTCCAATTCGTTAACATAATCAATGCTGCAGCCATGTTTTCCTTTAAGGGTGCAATTCCCTTTTCAACCCGATAACCACGCTTAAATAAACTATTCCCAGTGGTGTCTAGGGTCAACATTACATTATCCTTATTGATCACTACTTCTAATGGAAACCGGGCGCCAGTTTCTGGAAACCGTGTTCGCCGGTGGTAAACATCCGTTAGCTTACTGACCACTGCCTTTTTAGCAATCGCTTGTGCGTTAGGCACACTGTGGAGTTTAGAATTACGCGAACGGCCCTCCATTGGAAACTCAGCATCCATTGGCAGCAATGTTCCCCAGTCTAGTGCCTTTGTTTTTTCAAATAGTTCATCGAACGTGTAGGCTTTAAATTCACCCACTACGATTTTAATTCGATCAGCAGTTCTGAGCCACACGTTAGCAGTTAAAATATCCTTTACATTTCCTTGAAACCGAACCCGACCGTTTTCAACTTGGGTTTGATAGCCCAAGTCCCGTAGTTCTTTGCCTACTAGGGCCTCGATTCCAGCAGCACAGGTAGCAATTAAATTAAATGTTTGCATTATATTATTTGAGTCCTCCTTGAAAAAATGAATAAAAAAGGGGTGAGAGTTAAACTCTCACCCCTTCCTGATGGTGTAAATCCCTGTAAGCCATGTTTTGTGCTCAATTAAAATTTCAGGACAAATTAATTGAGTAGTAATCATCTATCTGAGAAATAAAATTTCTCCCCCATGCTTGGTTCAATTTCCGTACATGAAGCTCCCCTACCGTAGTTTGGGTTTCCCGCTCGAGGGGTTTACCGCGTTCCACCAATTAAATTTCTTTAATTGTTTCGTCACTGTGGCACTTTACAGAGTATTAAAGCATCGCCTAAGCATTAGCTCGTTTCTCCGCCATCATTACCAAATGGTAATGCCTCGGCTTATTTTTTCGCCGAGCACGAACACTACAGACATCGCAGCCTGTGCGAGAGTGGACTTTCCTCAGCTGATACGAACCAGCCGCGATTACTCAGGATTTACACCAGGTTATAAACTTAAATTAGAAACGATGGGAGTCAGAATTTCCATTCCCCATTTGAGTTCCAAAAACACGTCGTTCCAAGTTCGATAGCCGCTTTAGAATATCGATTGTCGTCGCATTATTCATGATTGGCGCAGTACTTGGATCAAAGCCTTGTGAACTTTCGTTACTAGCTGGTCGATTATTTGATGTGTTATCTTGACCCATTGCAAGCTGACGATTAAGCTCATCAACTTGACTTTTCAACCGGTCATTTTCATCCCGTAACTGTTGATTTTCACGATCAAACGTATCATAATCCTTGATTACGTCATCCAAGAAACTATCAACATCATTAGGATCATACCCGCGCATCTTTTGTCTAAATTCCTTATTCAAAATCTGCTTAGGAGTAAAATGAATTTCTTCCATCGTTTGTTACACCTCACGAATTTATCAAGCACGAATAACATTATACCAAAAAAAAATCCTATTGAAAACTATTATTTTGGTTTTCCTGATATTCATTAGCCGCATCTTGTAAATCATCAAAGTCCACCATTTTTAAATCGTATTCATGGTTTTGCATGTAGTTATGAATGGCTCGATAATCATACTGGGCTTTACCTTGTTTTTCTACATCATAAATCATAACTGCCCCATCTGTATGCTTCAACATAAATTCTTGATAATTTCTTAATTGTTGAGGTGAACGATACGGCTGTGCACTTACATTTGCTGTAAAATCAGCAAGGGCCCTTACTCGGCTTAACTTTTGCTGATTATTTTCATTCCATTGATTACCAAACTCAGCAAACGGGGTCATTACGGCAACTTGAAATTCACCGGGATATTGTTGCTTTAATTTACTTGCCGCTTCAACGCTCCACTGCTCAATGCCCATTTGACCACCAGTAATGATCCAGTCATAACCAGATTCAATTGCTTCAAC includes:
- a CDS encoding THUMP domain-containing class I SAM-dependent RNA methyltransferase, giving the protein MQTFNLIATCAAGIEALVGKELRDLGYQTQVENGRVRFQGNVKDILTANVWLRTADRIKIVVGEFKAYTFDELFEKTKALDWGTLLPMDAEFPMEGRSRNSKLHSVPNAQAIAKKAVVSKLTDVYHRRTRFPETGARFPLEVVINKDNVMLTLDTTGNSLFKRGYRVEKGIAPLKENMAAALIMLTNWKPDMPFWDPMCGSGTLAIEAAMIARNIAPGFNRDFQCEGWDWVSEELAEQVRNEADEQADYDTELQIFASDIDGKMVEATNRNAQEAGLQYDIQTKQLAVQDFKTDLINGVIIANPPYGERMSDKESIIRLYHQMGRVFKPLTTWSKYFLTSDLEFEQHYGEKATKKRKLYNGSIRTDYFQYWGRPDFRKKHQND
- the gpsB gene encoding cell division regulator GpsB, which produces MEEIHFTPKQILNKEFRQKMRGYDPNDVDSFLDDVIKDYDTFDRENQQLRDENDRLKSQVDELNRQLAMGQDNTSNNRPASNESSQGFDPSTAPIMNNATTIDILKRLSNLERRVFGTQMGNGNSDSHRF
- a CDS encoding DUF1273 domain-containing protein, whose product is MKRLWLTGYRSYELGVFNDQDPKLTVLKLVLNDIIVEAIESGYDWIITGGQMGIEQWSVEAASKLKQQYPGEFQVAVMTPFAEFGNQWNENNQQKLSRVRALADFTANVSAQPYRSPQQLRNYQEFMLKHTDGAVMIYDVEKQGKAQYDYRAIHNYMQNHEYDLKMVDFDDLQDAANEYQENQNNSFQ